The following is a genomic window from Candidatus Methanoperedens sp..
CCCTTTGCTTGAGATTGTTACAGTTGTCATGAGAGAATGTAAGACTGTTGTCTTATTTAAGTCTTACTATTACATCAAATAACTAAATAATTAAATGAATTAAAATATGCAGCCAGCTCCTACGGACTGAACAATCCGATCGTCTTCCCCAGAGTATCCACAAACTTCTTCGCTTCATCCTCAGTATTATACAAATATAGCGAAGCCCGCACCGCAGCCCCGCATTTCCTGTAATTGAACCAGGAATGCACGCAGAATGCACCCGAGCGCACTTCTATGTTCTCGGTCTCATCAAGAATAAGGGCAATATCATGTGCATCACCGCCTTTTGGCATATCGACAGTAAATGAAATGATGCCTCCCCTCAGGTTCGGGTCTTCCGGGCCTATGATCTTTAATCCCGGCATGTCTTTTATTCCTTTTGTGATAATGGTATTGAGCCGCTTTTCATGCTTCTCGATATTCGGCAATCCCACGCCGCAGATATAGTCAACTGCCGCGCCCCCTCCTATGATGCCAGCATAATCCTGGAGACCTGCCTCGAATTTCTCAGGAGTGGGCAGGAATTTCGCACTTTCATACGTTGTGTCACTAACCGTATCCCCGCCAACGATGAAAGGTGCTATCTCTTCAAGCAGGTGATGTTTACCATAGAGCACACCCATGCCTGTCGGTCCTGCCATCTTATGTACTGAAATAGCGAAAAAATCAACATCAAGCGCCTTTACATCTACAGCTTTGTGAGGTGCGCTCTGGGCTCCGTCAAGCATCACAAGAGCATCGTGGTCATGGGCGATCTGTATGATCTCTTTTGCAGGTATGGTATAGCCGTCAAGGTTCGCGGTATATACCATGCTCACAAGCCGTACGTTCTTGTTTTTATCGAATAGTCCGCAAAATCCCTCAAGATCGAAGGTATTATCAGGATTTGAATGGACAATAATATGCTTTATCCCTCTTTTATGCGCCTGCACCTGCCAGGGAACGAGATTTGAATTATGTTCCCTGTCTGTTGTTAGTACGATGTCGCCGTTTTTAAAATCCATCGAATTGGCAACAAGATTCAATCCTTCGGTTGTGTTTCTTGTGAAGATTATCTCTTCAGGACAGGACGCCCCAAGGAACTTCCGGAACTTCTCCCTGCTTTGAGTGACCTTCTCATCCACTTTTTTTGCCATCTTGTGAATGGAACGCCCACCGCATACTGGATATTCCGTATAATATTCATTCATCGCATCTATTACAGGCCTTGGCTTCAGGGTCATGCATGCATTATCAAAATAGATGGGGTATTTACCATTCCATTTTTTCCCCAGTGCCGGGAAATCACGGCGGATTTTCTGGATGTCCATTATAATACTCCAATGCTAAAATCAAATATATAGTTAAAATTTCCAAAACTAACCTTTATTTTTTTCTTATTCTACAGCTATTGATTTTTTGCACTTTACTCGTTATTGATTTCATGTAATTACTTCCATAGTTCATTTATAGGTTTATACACGTTTATAAGCCTTTCAGAAGCTTACTTCTTATGCAGGATAAACGATCTATACCCTTTCAGGGTATATCCATACCACCTTTAACTTAGGGGTTACACAATTTTTGATGATTTTGTTGCATCTGGCATATTAACCGCAGATGAACACAGATGAACACAGATACGCATCATGATTTTGGGCGCACAAGAATTTATATATTTCATATTTTCTAAATCAAAACCCATGAGCTGCGTATGGTGCTATCGTCACGAACACAAAAGACAAAAGAATCAATAATGCAAATACCAGTACGATCGCATTGGATATCCTTTCTACTTTCTCGCCATCTCCGAACACCTTTGAAAGGAATGAAGTCATAACATCGCGGAACACATGCCCGCCATCAAGAGGTACTGCAGGAAGGCAATTAAATAGCCCGGCATAGAAATTCATCCAGCCGATCCATAACAGGGAATTTAATATCCAGAACACAACTACACCGAATACTGCCACCCAGCCTGTGGGCTCATAAAAATTCATTAGCATGCCGCTAAAGCCAGGGAATCCTTCACCTGCAAAGCCAAATATTGGAAGGCCAAATATAATTACCCATCCATATATTCCGGTCATTAACGATGGAATACTCTTCAACATATCAAGATATGTTTTTGCCTGGAATTCACCTATCCCTATTCCGATGGAATAACTTACCGCTCCCTGCTCAGGCGAATACGACACACCAAGGAAACCTTTATTGGCATTCACAGGAGAGGGATTTTTTCCAAGTTCAATAGCCTTGAATACTTCAGTTGAAGCATCAAGAGAGCTGTTACTTAATAAATAAACATCGATTTTTTGTCCCTCTTTTGTGGAATTCATGAAATTGATGAAATCGTTGAGCTCTTTGATTTCAGTATTATCTATCCTGACTATTATCATGCCTTCTTTTATCCCGGCTGCCCCGGCAGCCGAACCTTCTGTTACGCTCAATACCTTTACACCTGCACGCGTAACATTTTTCCCTGATGCAACCAGATGTATTTCTTTCGGTACACCGTTCTCAACTAGGTTTAATTTTACATTGCTGCCAGGTGCGATCGTACTGGCATAAGAAAGAAAATCAGACGCATTATTGACTTTAATATCATTTATTCCTGTCAATATCATACTCTCATTAACCCCGGCAAGTTGCGCAGGAGAGCCGGGGATAACCGTTGTGATCATTACATCTCCCACTGTTGAAATAGAGCCAAGCAGTGTGAAAAACAGGATAAAAGCAATGATTGCCGTGACAAAATTAGCCATTACTCCTGCTGTTAGCACCCGCACGCGCTCGCTGCGTGTGGCTATGCGCTTTGGTTCAGAAGGCTGTTCTGTTTCGGTTTTTTCTTCTTTTTTCCCCAGCAATTGTTCTTCATCAGGTTCTGCAAAACCACCTACAGGGACAAGAGCCAGCAATATTCCCATGGATTTTACCTTTATACCTTCCACTTTGCAAAGGATTGCATGGGAAAACTCATGTACCATGAGAGTTACGATCAGTGCAATTGCCCCCCAGTAAAGCGGGATATATTCATTAATCCCGGGGATAAGGAAAATATTTCTGGGTTCGTTGAATTTGGTGGGCTGGGGTACTGTCTGGGTCTGGAATGATGTTATCAGTGAGTAATCGATGAACAGTATCAGTAGAAACATTATCAGCATACCGAGAAGCATAGCAGGCAGCCCGATATTTGCAAATGTTCTCCAGAATGTTTTATGAACTGCAAGCCTGTCCAGGAATTCCTGTCCTTTCGTTGTGCGGATCATCAGTATCGGGCCAAATGCAGATATATTATGTTTTGCCAGTGTCCCGCGCCTGTTGAGGATCATCACAATAAGCCAGTAGAATAAGAACAGCGGCAATAAAAGATCAGTGTAATTCAAAAATTTGTCTCCGGGAGCATTATCAGTAAATTATTAAGCTCATTATACATATTAAGCTTTGGGTGACTTAATGTTTTCAATAATATATATAACCGCCGGGGATCTGGCAGAAGCGAGGATGATCGGCCGCAAACTTGTCGAGGAGCGCCTTGCTGCCTGTGCGAATATTTTTCCTATCACTTCCATTTTCAGATGGAAGGGGGGCATAGATGAGGCAAACGAATTCGGGATAATCATAAAAACAAGATCGGATAAAGTAAAGGAAATCGAAAAGAGAGTAAAAGAGATCCACAGCTATGAGGTTCCATGCGTTGTGTCGTTCAAGATCGGGGAAGGTTTGACAGATTACCTTAATTGGATAGATGAGTCTGTGAGAGACCAATAGAGTTATGATACATCGGGGTTAAAAAAGAAAAAAAACGGTATGCTGTGGGCATACCCAGTAGCATACTCGTTAACTCACGGAATTTAAGGTTAAGGTATTCCGGGCAAAGTTGGCTGGTTCCAGTATACTTTTGCTGCTACGGATTGAGATTTTTTCGGATCTGCTTTTCCATTAATGTACCCGGCCGAGAAAGGCTGGTTGCTTCCTCCATTGTTAAAGGTATCCAGCAGGGATTTGGACGTTAACATAGCATTCTTATCCGTACCGCAGAAGTTTGTTCTGGCATCATTAAGAACCGTGCCGCCTGGATCGCTGCCAAAAGCCTGGTTGTTAAGTATGGCTGCCAATAGCTGGAATGCAAGCTGCATCCTTGCCTGGTCTACCGGAGTTCTTTTTTGTTTATTTGTCTCATATGATATACTGGACCAGAACCCACCTTCCAATCTGGCTGTAGTATTTACAATGAAGCTTTCAGGTGCACCGCATTGCAGAGCATTACCGGCAGCAACTACTTTTGCCCATTCCCTGTCTGCCTCCACATAGTGCGTCTGCCAGTATCCCGGTGTTCTTGTTACCAATGTCTTTGCTTTACCATAGTAATGGCTCGGATCTGTCGCAGTCACGGTCTTGCTGCCGTTTGTTCCGGAGGCTGTGCCATTATTTTCGTACTGGCCTGCCACAGCAGTACCTGAGGCCGTGCATGTCATTGATTCACCAACTGCCAGTGCAGTCTTCGGGCATGTTACTGTAACGCCTTTATCATCGGTGACAATTACATCTGTCAGGTCCACGTTACCGGTGTTAGTGACAATGTAAGTCCATATAACAGGATTACCTGTTGTTAAATAAGGACCTGGCGCGGTATCGGCATCACTGCCATTAGTGTATTTCTTAATTGTGATCGCAGGATTTGTCATAAGTACCGAAAGGCTGGCTGCTGTCCATGTCAATGAAGCAGGAAGATTTCCGGATGTATAATCGTCCCGTGAAAATGCCTGGACGGTCAAATTCGTTGCTCCCGGTGGGATGATGACAGGTAAATTCAGGGAATCCCACTGTGGTCCGTCGATACTTGCAAGTAAATTACTATGAACCGTTTTTATTCCCCCCGTAACGACTTCAATGGAATTCGGTCGGCCATTACTGGATACACTTCCAAAAAACATGGCGAGGTTAGCAGTCCTGGAGACTGTATCAGGAGTAAATTTTAAAGTCTGGGGAACCGTACTTTTACGTGGTTCAGGGAAATCAATGAATGCTAAATCAATCCCATCTTTCAGGCTGATTTCGGCGTTATCTACGCCATTATCATAAATTACCAGTATGCCGGCACCATTGTTCTCATCACCCCCAAAGTCCATACCTTCTATCGTAAGAGAATTTAGTCCCTGACTTACAAGATTTAATCCTGTTATGTCCTTTCGATAGCTTGAAAAATAATAATTTATATTGTATGTGTAAAAAAAGGCTGGCCCACCGATTAGCGTCCCTGTTACCGGAGTTCCATTTACCGTAATGGTATCATCACCAATAACTGCATTATTGCCTCCACCTGACCAGTAAAGCAATACCTGTTTTACAGTTCCGGGAACATTTATATTAATCGTTCCGGGTTGTGTTTCCATACCGGTTCCCGCAACCACAACCCCGGAACCCGGAGAAAGTGATATGCCTACCGGATCACCTAAGGTTTCTGTTCCATCAGCCAAAACATTATTAGCTGAAATTCCAAAAAAGAGTACAATCAACACTGTTGTTAGTAATACTCTAATCAAAAAACTGTTCTTCATAAATTTCCTCCTAAATCAAATTAAGATTTTTACTATATATATTTATTGAATTTATTGTATAATAATTGTTATAATAATACTCAGGAGGATTATCATACTTCGAACCAGATAGGTATATTAGTATCGGAAATTATGTTATGATTGGGGAATTTTAATGAGAATGCTCATAGTTTCAAATCGGCTGCCTTTCACTGTTGTTGAAAAAGAAGGTACTTTCAGGTTTCAGGAAAGCGTAGGCGGCATGGTGTCAGGTCTTTCAGCATATCTTGATTCAATGAAAACCTCTTCGTTTACAGAGTCAGAATATATCTGGATTGGATGGCCGGGGATAACAGTTGAGGATATAAAACAAAAAGAACAATTAAAATTAAAAGCGCTTTCTGATTTCCATGCATATCCCATTTTTCTTTCCGAAAAAACCATGGATAAATTCTACCATGGATTCTGCAATAAAACCATCTGGCCGCTATTTCACTATTTTCCGTTTTATACAATATATGATGAGGATTCATGGATATGTTATAAGCATGTAAACGAAATGTTCTGTGAAGCTATTACGGAAATCATAAAACCGGATGATATAGTCTGGGTTCATGATTATCATCTCATGCTTCTTCCCGGGCTCCTGAAAAAAAAGTTCCCTGAAAACCAGGTCGGATTTTTTCTCCATATTCCTTTTCCTTCGTTTGAAATATTCAGGATGCTGCCCAAAAAATGGCAAAAGGAATTACTGGAAGGGATACTGGGAGCTGACCTGGCCGGATTCCATACACATGAATATACCCAATATTTCTTAAGATGTGTTCTGCGCATATTGGGTCATGAGCACAATATGGGAAAGATTATCACGAAGAACAAGATAGTAAGAGCTGATACATTTCCCATGGGTATTGATTTCCCAAAATTCAATGGTCATACAAACAATATGCAGGCTCAGAAAGAAGAAGATACATTCGACAGGACGCTTGCAAACTACAGAATAATTCTTTCTATCGACAGACTGGATTATACTAAAGGTATTATCAACCGTCTTCGCAGTTATGAAATTTTCCTTGAGAGATATAAACAATGGCATAAAAAATTAATACTTCTCTTAGTAGTTGTTCCTTCACGCATAGGAGTAGAGCACTATCAGCTGAATAAAAAAGAAATAGATGAGCTTGTCGGCAGGATAAATGGGAGATTCGGCAGCATCGACTGGACTCCAATATCCTACCAGTACAGGTTCCTGCCGTTCAGTTCTCTTATTGCACTTTATAAAAGAAGCGACGTTGCATTGATTACGCCTTTAAGGGATGGTATGAACCTCGTATCAAAAGAATATATAGCAGCAAGAACCGATAAGACAGGTGTTCTTATACTCAGTGAAATGGCAGGCTCTTCAAAAGAACTTGGAGAAGCCATCATCATAAATCCCAATAATACGGAAGAAATGACCGAAGCATTAAGGGAGGCGCTGGAAATGCCTCCGGAAGAGCAGATCAAGAGGAACCATATCTTGCAGGAGAGACTCAAATGTTATGATGTTGTGAAATGGGCGCATGATTTCCTTAATGATCTGATTTCCGTAGGTGAGGAACAAAAAAGGTTCGATGCAAGATTATTAAATAGCAAAGTCAAACAAGAAATGAAAGTAGATTTCAATAAAGCCAGAAGAAGGCTTATATTATTGGATTATGATGGGACGCTTGTTCCCTTTGCTCCAAAACCTGAGATGGCAGTACCGAGCCAGGACATCCTGAATCTCCTTACGAGTTATTTAAATGATATGCGAAATGAAGTTGTTCTGTTAAGCGGTCGGGACAAAGATACTCTTGAGCGATGGTTTGGATTGCCGAATATAAACATTGTGGCTGAGCACGGGACATTGATCAAGGAAAAAAACTGTGAATGGAGCATAGCTAAACAATTGAATGATCAATGGAAACCCAGGATACTTCCTTTACTCAGGTTATATGTAGACAGGGTCCCCGGATCCTTCATAGAGGAAAAAGATTTCTCTACTGCATGGCATTACCGCAAATCTGACCCTGAACAGAGTTCCGGGCAGGCAAAAGATCTGATGGATACCCTGGTAAATCTTACTGCGAATATAGACGTCCAGGTAATGCAGGGTAATAAAGTTGTGGAAATCCGGAACGCAGGCTTTAACAAGGGCACAGCCGGAATGCGCTGGATATCAAAGAACGAATATGATTTCATTCTTGCGATAGGCGATGATTTCACAGATGAGGATCTGTTTAAGATCCTTCCTGATACTGCTTATTCAATCAGGGTCGGGATTACCCAATCATATGCAAGGTTTAATCTTCATAATTATGTGGAAGTTATAGAGCTTCTCAGGCAATTGGTTGAAGTTAATGTGATATCGGATATCATTAATAAAGAGATTCATAATGAAATTCCCAGTTAAGGATTCGTTAACAGAAGGAGAATTAAAATCCGGTCTTAACAATGTGATAATGGACGGCCTCACAACACAGGCGATCGCAACGCTGACTGGCGGAGTGTTTCTCGTGGCTTTTGCGCTAAAGCTTGGGGCTTCAAACCTGACTATCGGTATTCTCTCAGCCATCCCGCCTCTGGGACAGCTGATCCAACTACCTGCGATATATATTGTGGAGAAATACAGGGTCAGGAGAGAAATCTGTATCTTGAGTACGGGAATAGGCAGGTCATTCTGGCTGCTGATAGCTATGCTCCCTTTCTTAGTTTTTATCAAGGACCCCCTGACCCTGCTCATTATCGTTCTAATAATAAATGCAGCATTCTCTGCTATCGGAGCCTGCAGCTGGAACTCATGGATGCGCGATCTTGTTCCTATGAATCAAATGGGATCTTTTTTCAGTAAACGAATGCTATATGCAAGTATAGTAGGGATTTTATTCAGTCTTATTGCCAGTATATTTATAGATTACTGGAAACAGCTATATCCTGACAATGAATTATATGCATATTCATATATTTTTTTCATCGGATTCCTGGCAGGTATGGCAGGACTGTATTTTCTTTCAAAGATACCTGAGCCTCGTATGATGGTCATCAAAGAAAGGATCAATTTCTCCAGGCTGCTTTTCCAGCCTTTCAAGGATACCAATTTTAAAAACCTGATAATTTTTCTTGGATCGTGGAATTTTGCCGTGAACCTGGCGGCCCCTTTTTTCACTGTTTACATGCTTACAAGATTGAATCTTGATATGGCAACTATTATAATTCTTATGCTATTGAATCAGGTCACCAGTATTGCATTCTTACGTTTGTGGGGAAAATATGCTGATAGATATAGCAACAAATCGATCCTCAGTATAAACGGTCCTTTATTCATAATATGCATTCTTGCATGGACTTTCACTGCAAGACCTGAGAAATACATATTTACTATGCCATTATTGGTAATTATACATACGTTGATGGGTATTTCCTCAGCAGGAATAACCCTTTCATCCGGGAATATCGGGCTCAAATTAGCACCACAAGGACAGGCCACGTCATATTTAGCAGCAAACAGTTTTATTAATTCGTTAGCGGCGGGAATTGCACCCGTGCTTGGTGGTTTATTTGCAGATTTTTTTGCAGACCGCAAACTTTCACTGGATCTCCACTGGGAAAGTCCGGTAAGGAATCTGTATATTCAAACTCTGTATTTTCAATCATTGGATTTCTATTTTCTCTTTGCATTCCTGATAGGTTTTTATTCCATACACAGGCTGGCAATGGTAAAAGAAGTCGGAGAAGTTGAGGAAAAGATCGTAATAAATGAACTTATTTCTGAAGTAAGAAAAGATATGAGATCATTTTCCACTGCAAGTGGTTTGCGAAGCACGATGCAATTTCCATTTTCTGTTATGAGAAGCACTGTGCAGAATACAGATGTTCTGAATAATTTCAGATGTTCGCTCAACAGTTACAACAGACGGCGGGCAATTAAAAATGCTATGTTCAGATCTGCATTTAAAAAGCGTTTAAGGAGTATTCAAGAAGAGAGATAATTCCCGGTATATATTTAAATATTTTTCAACCATTCTATCTGCCGTGAATTTATTTTTAACATGATCAAAACAGTCTTTTGGCTCTATCTCATCTATTCTCTTTATTGCTTTTACCAGTTCTTTTATGTTTGGCTTCCCGTCTTTATTACGCGGCCGGACAAAAAAACCGGTTTTGCCATTTATAACTATTTCAGGAATTGCCCCGCATTCAAAAGCGACCAGAGGCGAACTGCAAGCTCCGGCTTCAATAGGCACCAGGCCAAAAGGTTCTCTCCATAAAGATGGAAAAATCACTCCTGCTGTTGCATTGAGCAGCTTAATTTTTTCTTTATCGCTTACCTCGCCAGCGTACTCCACTACACCTTTTTGTAAGCGCGGTTCTATGCGTTCCTCGAAGAATTCTTCTTCCTTACCAGGGTGTTTTCTTCCGGCTATAATAAGTTTCATGCCAGATTTTTCCGCTGCATCGATAGCATATTCTATCCCTTTATGAGGGTCAATCCTGGAAAGACACAGGAGCGTGTCGTTTTTTCTCTTCAATCGCTTTTTGGTTTTATAATTGGAAAGATCAATCCCGTTATGTACAATATCTTTGTAATGCAATCCTGCATCATCATGTATTGTCTGTGATTTGCTGATAGCAACAAAACGATGGCGTTTCCTGTTTTTTGCATACCTGTATAGCATAATGTTTCCCCAGCCCATGTCTTTGGCACTCATACTATTGTGTATCGTGCTCAGTACCTGGACCCCTGATCCATTTAATGAAGAAGTTACAAGCGGATCAGCATATACATGTGAATGTATAACTTCAAAATTCTCTTCGACTTCCATAGCCTTCCGCAAGCTCAGCAGATTATCAGTTATATCGTTCCAGGAAACGCTATTTTTACCGTTTTGCCCGTTCTTATTATTATCCTGCCTAAGAACAGAACAGGGATATGTGGGTACCAGTTTTGCCGAAGTTTTTGAGTCTCCAGTGGCAAATAAGGTAACATCATGACCCCATTCTACCAACTTCTCACATAACCAATAAACAATTTTTTCTGCCCCGCCATATTTTGATTCATGCGGGGGAGCTATCCTGTACCAGACTGAAGGAGCAACTATTGCAATTCTCATTTTGTCTTCCCCACTAAACTTTTAAATTCTTTATCTTACTATTTTTGTACTAACGCCCTAATTTCATATATGTAACTTCACATATTTATGCACATGGATAAGACTATATATCAAAGTTCTCCAAATAATAAATTATGCGCATTGCCATGTTTTGCAGTGGTTTGATGACCACACCCCCGGCAAACAAAGAAAACATAATTCATGCCCCGCTTCATCTGACAGCAGTCCTGGCCTCTGAGATGGTAAAACGCGGTCACTCTGTGACACTATTTGGTGCTAAGGGTACAAAGTCAAAGGCGAAGGTCATTGATTTAAATCTACCACCATTGTTTAACCATCCGCATATAGGTGATTCAACAGATTTGAAAAATCACAATGCTATAAATTTTTATGAGCAGGTATTTATCGCGGATATTTATCGCAGGGCTGCAGAAGGAGAATTCGACATCATACATATCCATCCGGTTGATCTGTCAATCAACTTTGCAGCCAATTGCAAAGTTCCTACCGTTTTCACCTTGCATGATCCTCTTTCCGAGTGGCGGTGCTTTATTTATAACATACACAAAACGAATAAGAATATTTATTATGTATCAATCAGCGATTCCCAGCGCCTGCCCTTTAAAGATCTAAATTTTATAGATACGATCCATAATGGTATTGATCCAGGCAGGTATCAGTTCAATTCTCTATCCGGGGATTATTTATTATCCGCATCGAGATTGGTTCCGGAAAAAGGGGTCGATATAGCAATCAAGGTTGCAAGGAGAACAGGTTTTCCACTGAAAATAACCGGGGAGCCAGCTTCCGATAATAACAGCTACTGGATGGAAAAAATAAAACCTGAAATAGGAGGAAAGATCAGTTATGAAGGAATGGTTTCCACACGGCGCATGTTAAACATTTATAAAAATGCTGCCGCCCTTCTTTTTCCAATAAAATGGGAAGAATCATTCGGCATGACAATGATCGAGGCTATGGCCTGCGGCACACCTGTGATCGCTTTTAACCGCGGTTCAGTCAGGGAGATCATAAAGGATGGAAGGACAGGTTTCATAGTTGATGACATGGACGGGATGGCCGGGGCAGTTAAAAAAATCAGTTCTATCGATCGAAAAGAATGCCGCTGCCATGTCGAAGAGAACTTCAGCCTCCGAAAAATGGTGGATAAATATGAATTGGTATATGAGAAAATCTTAAAATAACTAATGAGGAATCTAAAAAGTCTCTGTTACTTTACCCTGATATTAAGTATCTTGAACCACAATACGCTGGAAACCCCTGCCAGGAACACGATCATCAGGTCACCATAATGAAGTTCTGAAAAATGGAACAGGTTCCTTAAAACAGGAATATTCAGGACAAGAAGAAGGCTGCCAAGCGCTCCTGCGATCATAATCCACAATGCCTTATTTTCCGGATTGACCCTTATCAGGCTTGTTTCCCATGAAAGGCCTGCAATGATCAGTGTAAGATTGGCTATTACAAGAGTGGCAAAAGTGAGGCTTCGGGCTTCTGTGTCACTTTTTCCCATCGTTAAAGCTAAAAGAAAAACAAAAAAAACAACAACAAGCACACTGACGCCCTGTAATAAACTACCGAAAACATTTTTTTTGCCAAATAATTTCTCTTTTAAATCCCTGGGTGGTCTTTTCATAATGTTTTTTTCTTCAGGCTCTGCTTCAAATACAGTAGAACATGCAGGATCAATTATCAATTCAAGAAATGCAATGTGCGCAGGCAGGAGTATCAGGGGCAGGTTGAACATTACAGGAAAAAGTGCCAGACCCGCAATGGGTACGTGAACTGAAAAAATATATGATATTGCTTTTTTAAGATTATCAAATATCCTCCTGCCCATCCTGACAGCTTCAACGATAGATGAAAAATCATCATTTAACAATACTATTGCTGCTGATTCCCTTGCAACATCGGTTCCCCTTTCACCCATCGCAATACCGATATGAGCTGACTTTAATGCAGGGGCATCATTAACCCCGTCGCCTGTCATTGCAACGATTTCCCCGTTGGATTTGAGCGCTTCTACGATGGCCAGTTTTTGTTCCGGTACTACACGCGCAAAAATATTGATAGTTTTGATCTTTTCCTGTAATTCTGTTTTTTCCATTCCTGAAAGTTGGGCGCCGGTCAAATAATTTCCGGGATTTTCTAAACCTATCTGGCGCGCAATATGCTGCGCTGTCCCCGGATAATCCCCGGTTATCATAATAACTCTTATTCCTGCAAAATAGCAATCGGAAAGTGCTTTATTGACACCAGGACGAACATTATCCATGAAACCCAGCAAACCAATGAATTCAAATCGGAAATCATGCTGCTTTTCGGGAAAAGCATTCTCGGTAAAGCTTGATTTTGCAACACCCAGAATCCTCAATCCCATATCTGCCATTTTCTGGACACAGGCCAGTAATTTA
Proteins encoded in this region:
- a CDS encoding aminotransferase class V-fold PLP-dependent enzyme — encoded protein: MDIQKIRRDFPALGKKWNGKYPIYFDNACMTLKPRPVIDAMNEYYTEYPVCGGRSIHKMAKKVDEKVTQSREKFRKFLGASCPEEIIFTRNTTEGLNLVANSMDFKNGDIVLTTDREHNSNLVPWQVQAHKRGIKHIIVHSNPDNTFDLEGFCGLFDKNKNVRLVSMVYTANLDGYTIPAKEIIQIAHDHDALVMLDGAQSAPHKAVDVKALDVDFFAISVHKMAGPTGMGVLYGKHHLLEEIAPFIVGGDTVSDTTYESAKFLPTPEKFEAGLQDYAGIIGGGAAVDYICGVGLPNIEKHEKRLNTIITKGIKDMPGLKIIGPEDPNLRGGIISFTVDMPKGGDAHDIALILDETENIEVRSGAFCVHSWFNYRKCGAAVRASLYLYNTEDEAKKFVDTLGKTIGLFSP
- a CDS encoding PDZ domain-containing protein: MNYTDLLLPLFLFYWLIVMILNRRGTLAKHNISAFGPILMIRTTKGQEFLDRLAVHKTFWRTFANIGLPAMLLGMLIMFLLILFIDYSLITSFQTQTVPQPTKFNEPRNIFLIPGINEYIPLYWGAIALIVTLMVHEFSHAILCKVEGIKVKSMGILLALVPVGGFAEPDEEQLLGKKEEKTETEQPSEPKRIATRSERVRVLTAGVMANFVTAIIAFILFFTLLGSISTVGDVMITTVIPGSPAQLAGVNESMILTGINDIKVNNASDFLSYASTIAPGSNVKLNLVENGVPKEIHLVASGKNVTRAGVKVLSVTEGSAAGAAGIKEGMIIVRIDNTEIKELNDFINFMNSTKEGQKIDVYLLSNSSLDASTEVFKAIELGKNPSPVNANKGFLGVSYSPEQGAVSYSIGIGIGEFQAKTYLDMLKSIPSLMTGIYGWVIIFGLPIFGFAGEGFPGFSGMLMNFYEPTGWVAVFGVVVFWILNSLLWIGWMNFYAGLFNCLPAVPLDGGHVFRDVMTSFLSKVFGDGEKVERISNAIVLVFALLILLSFVFVTIAPYAAHGF
- a CDS encoding divalent-cation tolerance protein CutA; its protein translation is MFSIIYITAGDLAEARMIGRKLVEERLAACANIFPITSIFRWKGGIDEANEFGIIIKTRSDKVKEIEKRVKEIHSYEVPCVVSFKIGEGLTDYLNWIDESVRDQ
- a CDS encoding bifunctional alpha,alpha-trehalose-phosphate synthase (UDP-forming)/trehalose-phosphatase — protein: MRMLIVSNRLPFTVVEKEGTFRFQESVGGMVSGLSAYLDSMKTSSFTESEYIWIGWPGITVEDIKQKEQLKLKALSDFHAYPIFLSEKTMDKFYHGFCNKTIWPLFHYFPFYTIYDEDSWICYKHVNEMFCEAITEIIKPDDIVWVHDYHLMLLPGLLKKKFPENQVGFFLHIPFPSFEIFRMLPKKWQKELLEGILGADLAGFHTHEYTQYFLRCVLRILGHEHNMGKIITKNKIVRADTFPMGIDFPKFNGHTNNMQAQKEEDTFDRTLANYRIILSIDRLDYTKGIINRLRSYEIFLERYKQWHKKLILLLVVVPSRIGVEHYQLNKKEIDELVGRINGRFGSIDWTPISYQYRFLPFSSLIALYKRSDVALITPLRDGMNLVSKEYIAARTDKTGVLILSEMAGSSKELGEAIIINPNNTEEMTEALREALEMPPEEQIKRNHILQERLKCYDVVKWAHDFLNDLISVGEEQKRFDARLLNSKVKQEMKVDFNKARRRLILLDYDGTLVPFAPKPEMAVPSQDILNLLTSYLNDMRNEVVLLSGRDKDTLERWFGLPNINIVAEHGTLIKEKNCEWSIAKQLNDQWKPRILPLLRLYVDRVPGSFIEEKDFSTAWHYRKSDPEQSSGQAKDLMDTLVNLTANIDVQVMQGNKVVEIRNAGFNKGTAGMRWISKNEYDFILAIGDDFTDEDLFKILPDTAYSIRVGITQSYARFNLHNYVEVIELLRQLVEVNVISDIINKEIHNEIPS
- a CDS encoding MFS transporter, producing MKFPVKDSLTEGELKSGLNNVIMDGLTTQAIATLTGGVFLVAFALKLGASNLTIGILSAIPPLGQLIQLPAIYIVEKYRVRREICILSTGIGRSFWLLIAMLPFLVFIKDPLTLLIIVLIINAAFSAIGACSWNSWMRDLVPMNQMGSFFSKRMLYASIVGILFSLIASIFIDYWKQLYPDNELYAYSYIFFIGFLAGMAGLYFLSKIPEPRMMVIKERINFSRLLFQPFKDTNFKNLIIFLGSWNFAVNLAAPFFTVYMLTRLNLDMATIIILMLLNQVTSIAFLRLWGKYADRYSNKSILSINGPLFIICILAWTFTARPEKYIFTMPLLVIIHTLMGISSAGITLSSGNIGLKLAPQGQATSYLAANSFINSLAAGIAPVLGGLFADFFADRKLSLDLHWESPVRNLYIQTLYFQSLDFYFLFAFLIGFYSIHRLAMVKEVGEVEEKIVINELISEVRKDMRSFSTASGLRSTMQFPFSVMRSTVQNTDVLNNFRCSLNSYNRRRAIKNAMFRSAFKKRLRSIQEER